TCCGGTAACACCGACACTTCGGGTTCGGCTTCTTACAACCAAGCTCTCTCGGCACGCCGCGCTGCAGTTGTCCGTGACGCGCTGGTCGCCAACGGCATTTCTTCAAGCGTCATCACGGTTGAAGCGCTCGGCGAATCCAACCCAGCCAAACCAACGGCTGACGGCGTTAAAGAGCCTCTGAACCGTCGTACGGAAGTTGAATTCAGCTTCTAAGTCGACATTCATCGAACGGAAAAACCGGCGCCTTAAAGCGCCGGTTTTTTTGTGTCGGAACTGACATCAGCAGAATGGTGGCGCCGGCGCGACGACCCCATTAAAACATCTGCCATCCGCGTATTCCTTTATACCCTATTAACACTGATACGCGCAGTTAGACCTATGGCTGGGAAGCGCCCCACATCGCGGTCGGGCACGACTAAACGACCCTCGAAAACCAGAACCGGCGCCTCGTCGCGTGGGGGGTCTGCGCGCGCGTCTGATAAAGGAGTGCGTAAGACGACGAGCCGCACCGCCTCATCCAAACCACGTCGTCCTGTTCGTCGCGTGAAGGCGGGCTCGACGAGACGGAAAAAGAGCCAGTCTTGGACAGCCCATCTGCCCGGCCTGATGAAATTTGCTGGCCGGGTGACGGTCGTGGCAATATTGGGCGTGGCGGTCTTCGCCGGGATTCTTGTCTATTATGGCCGCGGCTTGCCTGAGGTCGGCAATCTGGCCGCGGCGCGCAAGCAGCCGCGGATCACGGTCGTCGACCGCTTTGGCCACACCATTGGTATTCATGGACAGGACCGGGGCGATCCTGTGGATACTGCCGAACTGCCCGAGCACGTTGTGCAGGCGTTTCTCGCCACAGAAGACCGTAATTTTTACCACCATGTGGGGGTGAACCCGATCGCTATCCTGCGGGCACTGACGATCAACATGAGGGAAGGCGGTGTTGCCCAGGGCGGTTCCACTATCACCCAGCAATTGGTCAAGAACCTGATCTTGACGCCAGAGCAGACCTTGGAGCGCAAGGTTCAGGAGATGATCCTCGCCCTGCGGATCGAGGCGCGATACGACAAGAACGAGATTCTGGGGCTGTATCTGAACGCGGTCTATTTCGGAAACGGCGCCTACGGTCTCGAAGCCGCCTCGCGCCGCTACTTCGGCAAATCGCCTAAAGAGTTGAATCTGGGCGAGGCCGCCATGCTCGCCGGCCTGCTCAAGGCGCCGTCCCGGTTCTCTCCGACAAACAGCGAGAATCTCGCGCGGACCCGGGCTGCGGTTGTTCTTCATGCGATGGTCGACGCGAACTTCATCACCCGGCAGGAGGCCGACGCCATCATTGCCCAAGGGGTGGCAGATGTGATCGAGGACGATCGGCGCACCTCCTACGCCGCGGACTATGCCGTGACCGAGGCCGAGCGCCTTCTCTCCGGCATCGACGAAGACATCATCGTGCACACGACGATCGACGGCGAAGCCTTGCGCCGTACGGACGATGCCCGTCGCGCCATCGCGGCCGATGATCCTCTTTATGCGGCAGATATTCAGACCGCTGCCATTGCCATGGAGGAGGACGGGGCCATCCGCGTCCTGATCGGCGGCAATGACTACGCGGAGAGCGTCTACAATCGCGCGGTGAAGGCGATGCGCCAGCCCGGCTCCGTGTTCAAGACGTTCGTCTATCTGGCGGCAATCGAAAACGGATGGGAGCCGGAAGATCTGGTCGACGACACGCCCGTCGTCATCGGCAATTATCACCCCAATAATTACAAGGACCGATATTACGGGCCTGTCGAACTGACAGAGGCACTGTCCCGATCCCTAAATGCTGCGGCGATCCGCCTGCAGGAGGAAGTGGGCCGAAACCGCGTCGTTGATGTGGCCCGGAGGGCTGGCTTTGATGGGCTCACGGATGTGGGGGCATCACTGGCGCTCGGCACCATGGAGGCGACCCCGTTGACGGTGGCGCAGAGCTATCTGCCCCTGTCCAATGGGGGCTATCGGACAGAGCCTTACATCATTGTGGGAATTACAACGGCGAGCGGCCGGACACTGTATGAGCGCGAGCCTCCATCGGCGAAGGCACCGATATTCGATAGCGAAACCCTGGTCGCGTTCGACTACATGCTCCGCCATGTGGTCTCGGCCGGATCTGGCGTCCATGCGCGCCTGCCGGTTCATCAGGCTGCCGGCAAGACCGGTACGAGCCAGGACAGCCGCGATGCGTGGTTTGCGGGCTATGCCAGCGGCGTGGTCGGCGTTGTGTGGCTCGGCAAGGATAATAACGAGCCGATGGAAACGGGCCGCGGCTACATTTCCGGCAGCGGAGCACCGGCCCGCGTCTGGGCTGCGATGATGACGGAAACACTGGGCGATCGGCCAGCGCGCGAGCCTGTGCCTTATGTTCCCCGGCGCAAGAAGCGGTCGCTGTTTGAACATCTCGCCGATATCCTCAACGGCAAGGAAGAGCCGGCTGACTATGATGAGCCAGAAGAGCTCAACAGTGAGGAGCTGGGCCGCCTGCTGGATGAGGTCGCGGTCTACGAATGTACCGGCACCTGTCCGTAGGCGTGCAGACCGGTTCCGTGCCGCCGCAACCACTGGCCGGCTCTCTCGTAATTCGGATCGAGCTCGGCAACGACGCGCCAGAATTTCGGCGAATGATCCATGTGTCGGCGATGGGCGACCTCATGCGCAACCACATAGCGCAGGACATGATCCGGCGCGAAGGCCAGGCGCCAGTTGAAGGATAGCCGCCCATCGGACGCGCAGGAGCCCCAGCGGCTGGTCATCTGGCGCACACCAATGCCCGTGATGGTCACGCCCAGCTGCGCGGCATCGTCTGTCGCATAGGCTGAACACGCCTCCAGCGCGGTTCGGCGAAGCAGGGTCTCGATCCGGCGATGTACCGACGCCTCATCATGCCCGCCGACCAGAATGATGTCATCCAGCAGGGTGGCTGCGCGACTGGCGTTCTGATGGGCGACGACAAGGCGGTCCCGGCCGCGCACCGGCAAGGTCACGCCCAGGGCCAGCGGTACGGGCGGCGGGGTTTCGTCCAGCCGGTCGGAAATCCACTGTCGGCGCTCATTGACCATGGCGAGGGCCGCTTTGACATGGCGGTGGGACGGGCAGGTGACGCGGATCATCCGCTCACGGCCAATGCGAAGGATGAGACGGCGCGCGCGGGGGTTGACCATGACCCGGACGGGCAGGGCTTCGCCTTCGATATCGATGGTGCCGCCGTCAATGGACGATCGGGTCATGGTGGGACTCCGGGCCGGACCGCCGGCCTAGTCTGCTGAGTGTCGCACTGGTCGCGTTTCGTGAAAAGAGAGCGGGTGCTGCATGGGGAAAACGTCGCTATATTTCCTCGACAGGCCCGTGCATCTGGCGTCCAGACGCTGTACATTGTGCGCTCACAGAAAGGCTTCTTCCGATGGACGGTGCGCCCCTTGGCGCCGCTGCAGGCACAGCGATGACCCCGATGATGGCGCAGTACCACGCGATCCGCCAAAAGGCGGGTGACGCCCTGCTGTTCTATCGCATGGGCGATTTTTACGAGCTCTTTTTCGACGATGCCGTGGCAGCGTCGGCGGCGCTCGACATCACCCTGACCCGACGCGGCAAGAAGGATGGCGAAGACATCCCCATGTGCGGTGTGCCCTTCCACGCTGCGGAGACCTATCTGGCCCGCCTCATCCGCAAGGGGTTCTCCGTCGCCATCTGTGAGCAGACCGAAAGCCCCGCCGAAGCGAAGAAGCGTGGCGCGAAATCGGTCGTTGATCGGGACATTGTCCGCGTTGTCACGCCCGGCACCCTGACCGAGGAGACGCTGCTCGACGCACGCACTCACAACCATCTCGCGGCGCTGGCCATGTTGCCAAATGGCGGCGCCCTGGCGGCCGTCGATGTCTCCACAGGTGATGTTTTCGTGCAGTCCGTCGCGGCATCTGCTGCTGCCGATGCCGTTGCGGCACTTGCCCCGGCTGAGCTGCTGGTGGCCGAAGGCGGGCCGACCGATGCCTTGCTGGCGGCCAAGCCGGATCTGCGCCTGTCGTCGGTTCACAAATCCTATTTCGATACCAAGGGAGCAGCGACACGTCTGGCCGAAGCCTATGATGCCGCGACCACGGATGGTTTTGGGCAGTTCGAGCCCGAGCATCTTGCGGCCCTGGGGGCGGTGCTCTCCTATCTGACATTGACGCAGATCGACGCGCTCCCTCGGCTGAAGCCGCCGCAGCTGTTGCGGGATGGCGGCACCATGGCCATCGATGCGGCGACACGGCGCTCACTTGAACTGACCCAGGCCACCGATGGCGGGCGACAGGGGTCGCTCGTCGGCGCAATTGATCGCACACGGACGGCCAGCGGAGCCCGTCTTCTGGCCCGGTGGCTGGGGGCGCCGCTGACTGATGTCGCTGCGATCAATGACCGCCTGGATGCGGTCAGCTTCTTCGTTGACCATCCCGGCCTGAAGGAAAAGGGGAGGGCCGACCTGGCAGCGGCACCGGATCTGGCGCGGGCATTGTCACGCCTGGGGCTGGGCCGCGGCGGCCCTCGTGACCTGGCTGCGCTTCGCGATGCCCTTGGTGCAGCGCGGGATCTCGCCGCGCGCCTGATGGAGCATCAGTCCGCGATCTCGCTACCGACGCTCTTGGCTGGCGCGGCCGCAGATCTCGAGGCGAGGACCGCGGGCGGTTTTGCGGCGTTGAAGGATCATTTGACCCGTGCCCTTGGCGACGACCTGCCCTTGCTGGCGCGCGATGGTGGCTTTCTGGCGACAGGCTACAATGCAGCGCTGGATGAGGTGCGGTCGCTGAAGACCAATGCGCGGCAGGTCATCGCGGCCCTCGAAGAAGAGTATCGCCAGGAAACTGGAATCAAGGCGCTCAAGATCAAGCATTCCAAGGTGCTGGGGTACACGGTGGAAGTGACCGCAGCCCATGCCGACAGCATGCTCTCGGCGCCACTGAATCAGACCTTCCGTCACCGCCAGACGCTCGCGAATGCGGTTCGATTTACGACCCCGACGCTGGCCGAACTTGACTCCAAGATCGTGCGCGCAGGGGACGAGGCACTGGCGCTGGAGCTGGAGCTGTTTCAGGCATTGGTCGACGAGGTACTGGAGCGACATGCTGATCTGTGTGCCTGCGCCGATGCTCTCGCGCTCATCGATGTGACGGCGGCGCTGGCCCATCTCGCGAGTGAAGAAAAGTACGTCCGCCCGCGTATAGACAGTACAAAGACGTTCAATATCGACCAGGGCCGTCATCCCGTCGTGGAAATGACAACTCGCAAACAGGGCGGGAACGCGTTCATCCCCAACAGTTGTCGTCTGGGCGATGGGGATGTCACCGCCCTGCATCTGGTCACCGGCCCGAACATGGCGGGGAAATCGACGTTTCTGCGGCAGAACGCACTCCTTGCCATTCTGGCGCAGGCGGGCAGTTATGTGCCTGCAGCCGCGGCCCATATCGGCGTCGTTGACCGGCTTTTCTCTCGGGTCGGCGCATCGGACGATATCGCGCGCGGGCGATCTACCTTCATGGTCGAAATGGTCGAGACGGCCGCGATCCTCAATCAGGCGACGGCCAACAGTCTTGTCATTCTAGATGAAGTCGGGCGCGGCACATCGACCTTTGATGGCCTGTCGATCGCCTGGGCCGCCCTTGAATATCTGCACGACCGCACCCTGTGTCGCGGTCTATTCGCAACGCATTATCATGAACTGACGAAACTGTCGGCCCGATTGAGCCGTGTGCGCAATGTTTCCATGGCCGTGCGCGAATGGCGCGGCGACGTTGTTTTCCTGCACGAGGTACGGGAGGGGGCGGCTGACAGGTCCTACGGCATCGCCGTGGCCAAGCTGGCCGGTCTGCCAAAGCCAGTTATCGCCCGTGCGAACATTGTTCTGAAGGGTCTTGAAGAAAAGCAGGACCGGACGGGCGGGAGTGCTGCACTGCCGCTATTTGAGTCCGCGCCGGCCGAGGCGCCAACCCATCCCGTCGTTGAGACATTGAACGATCTTGACCCTAACGAGCTGTCGCCGCGAGAGGCGCTGGATTTCCTCTATATGCTGAAGAAAATGGCAGATGAACCCGATGACGAATGATATCCCGGTTCCCGCCGAGCTGGTAGCATCGATCACCGCCGTAAAGGAAGCCGGTGGTGCCTCAAGCGATTTCGGGACCATCCTCCGTCGCCATTGGTCACTCACAAAGTCCGGTCTGTTTCAGAATTACAGTCGGGGGCGGACCATTTCAGAATGCCTCTCCGATTGCATGGACGGCATTGTCGCGACCCTGGCCGACGCTGTCTGCGATGAGAGGACCGCGATTCTGGCCACAGGCGGCTACGGTCGGGGGCAGTTGGCCCCGTTCTCGGACATCGATCTTCTGATCCTGATGGGTGGCCGCAATCATCAGGAGCGACTGGCGCCGTTTCTGTATGCCATGTGGGATGGCAGTTTCCTCATCTCCCACTCCACACACACGCCAGCCAGCGCCATTCAGGCGTGCGGTGATTACGTTACGCGTACGGCGTTTCTCGATGCCCGCCTGGTGTGGGGGAGCCGTGAACTTGCTGATGATTTTCAGGGGCGCTTTGACCGTCTGCGCCGCAAGACCGTCCCCGAATTTGTCAGTCAGAAGCTGAAGGAGCAGGATGACCGGCACGATCGCGATGACGCCTCACGCTACGCCATCGAACCTGATGTCAAAGAGGGCAAAGGCGCTCTTCGGGATCTGGATACGCTACACTGGCTCGATCGCTATGTTGCCGGTATCGACACCAAGCCGGACCAGGATGCGGACTTAAGTTCACTTTTCTCCTCGCGGGAAGTGCGGCGTCTGAAGAAGATCCAGGATTTTTTCTGGTCAGTGCGTGTTCACCTTCACGATATTATGGGGCGTAAGGATGAAAAATTGCGTTTCAGTGTCCAGCCCAAGGTTGCAGCCCGGCTGGGATATACGCCCCGTGGCCGGGAGACCGCAGTCGAACGGTTCATGCGGCACTATTTTCTCAATGCCAAGGAGGTCGGCAAGCTGACGGGCGCTGCCTGTGCGCAGTTGGAGAGCCGCGCATTCAAGGAAGCGCGTCTGTCGCGACGGGTCGCAGGCGCTGTAGGGCGCATGACACAGGAGCAGCCTTTCGACGGCGAGGACGGTCTGGTCCTGCGAGGCGGCCGGTTGAATTTCGTCGCCGATGATGCCGCCCTGGTCAGCAACCGTGATGTCTTTGCCCTGTTCCGGGCGGCGGGGCGGCACAATGTTGAAATTCATCCGCAAGCGATCCAGATTGCATTCCGCGTGGGGCGCAAGCTGGGGCAGAGCTGCCGCTCCGATGCCGAGCTGGCGACGATTTTTCGAGATATCCTGCGCGAGTCCATCAGTGTTGAGAGAACCCTGCGGGCCATGACTGAGGCGGGCGTCCTTGGCCGGTACATTCCGGCGTTTGGCGGCGTTATCGGGTCGGTCGAGTACGGGCTTTTTCGTCTGTACACACTTGAGGAGCATATTCTTCGATCGACTGGCGTCTTGAGTGACATGCTGCATGACCGCGATGACGGCCGGTTCAAACTCACCAAGCCGATGGCAAAGGCGCTCGACGATCCGACACCCCTGTATCTGGCCCTGCTGTTGCAGGAAGCAGACGCTGGCCTGGGAGATCATTCGCGACGGGCGCTGAAAGGTCGCGTCGTTGAACAGGCTCGCCGCATTCTGGACACGGATGACAAGGTTCAGGATGTTGTCTTTGCTGTGCTGAACCGCGACCTTCTCGTGCGGACGGCCTCTCGGCGCAATGTCATCGACATGCATCTTCTTGAGAAGCTTTGCACGATTATCGACAGTGAGAAGAAGCTGGCCCTGCTCGCTATCGCGACGAGTTGTCGGCACCGGACAGCTGGACTTCGCTCATGGGAAGAATACGCCAAACGGGACGTGAAGCTTCTGGTTGAGTTGATCAGAGCCTATCAGTCAGGCGGAGAAGAACATGTGCTGACGGTCCTGTCGGAGCGTCAGCACAGTCTCCGCGCGCAGGCTCGGGCCATGTTGCCCCCTGATCAGGCCGAAACATTCGATGGGTTTCTTGAACGGACCGGCCCGACCTTCTGGTCGATGGCGGATGTCGCTGCGGCCGCTGACCTTGCCCTGCTCGTGGACCGGGTCGACCGGACGGGCGCGACCGGTGGTGCGGTGGCGCAGCCCAATCCCGGCGGCACATTGCAGGTGATTGTCTACGGCGATGACCGCTCAAAACTCTTTGCCGACTGTGCAGGTATCGTCGCAGAAATTGGCGGCACCGTGTTCGGGTCATCGGCGTTCCCCCTCGGC
This genomic stretch from Parvularcula sp. LCG005 harbors:
- a CDS encoding PBP1A family penicillin-binding protein gives rise to the protein MRKTTSRTASSKPRRPVRRVKAGSTRRKKSQSWTAHLPGLMKFAGRVTVVAILGVAVFAGILVYYGRGLPEVGNLAAARKQPRITVVDRFGHTIGIHGQDRGDPVDTAELPEHVVQAFLATEDRNFYHHVGVNPIAILRALTINMREGGVAQGGSTITQQLVKNLILTPEQTLERKVQEMILALRIEARYDKNEILGLYLNAVYFGNGAYGLEAASRRYFGKSPKELNLGEAAMLAGLLKAPSRFSPTNSENLARTRAAVVLHAMVDANFITRQEADAIIAQGVADVIEDDRRTSYAADYAVTEAERLLSGIDEDIIVHTTIDGEALRRTDDARRAIAADDPLYAADIQTAAIAMEEDGAIRVLIGGNDYAESVYNRAVKAMRQPGSVFKTFVYLAAIENGWEPEDLVDDTPVVIGNYHPNNYKDRYYGPVELTEALSRSLNAAAIRLQEEVGRNRVVDVARRAGFDGLTDVGASLALGTMEATPLTVAQSYLPLSNGGYRTEPYIIVGITTASGRTLYEREPPSAKAPIFDSETLVAFDYMLRHVVSAGSGVHARLPVHQAAGKTGTSQDSRDAWFAGYASGVVGVVWLGKDNNEPMETGRGYISGSGAPARVWAAMMTETLGDRPAREPVPYVPRRKKRSLFEHLADILNGKEEPADYDEPEELNSEELGRLLDEVAVYECTGTCP
- a CDS encoding SprT family zinc-dependent metalloprotease; this translates as MTRSSIDGGTIDIEGEALPVRVMVNPRARRLILRIGRERMIRVTCPSHRHVKAALAMVNERRQWISDRLDETPPPVPLALGVTLPVRGRDRLVVAHQNASRAATLLDDIILVGGHDEASVHRRIETLLRRTALEACSAYATDDAAQLGVTITGIGVRQMTSRWGSCASDGRLSFNWRLAFAPDHVLRYVVAHEVAHRRHMDHSPKFWRVVAELDPNYERAGQWLRRHGTGLHAYGQVPVHS
- the mutS gene encoding DNA mismatch repair protein MutS; amino-acid sequence: MDGAPLGAAAGTAMTPMMAQYHAIRQKAGDALLFYRMGDFYELFFDDAVAASAALDITLTRRGKKDGEDIPMCGVPFHAAETYLARLIRKGFSVAICEQTESPAEAKKRGAKSVVDRDIVRVVTPGTLTEETLLDARTHNHLAALAMLPNGGALAAVDVSTGDVFVQSVAASAAADAVAALAPAELLVAEGGPTDALLAAKPDLRLSSVHKSYFDTKGAATRLAEAYDAATTDGFGQFEPEHLAALGAVLSYLTLTQIDALPRLKPPQLLRDGGTMAIDAATRRSLELTQATDGGRQGSLVGAIDRTRTASGARLLARWLGAPLTDVAAINDRLDAVSFFVDHPGLKEKGRADLAAAPDLARALSRLGLGRGGPRDLAALRDALGAARDLAARLMEHQSAISLPTLLAGAAADLEARTAGGFAALKDHLTRALGDDLPLLARDGGFLATGYNAALDEVRSLKTNARQVIAALEEEYRQETGIKALKIKHSKVLGYTVEVTAAHADSMLSAPLNQTFRHRQTLANAVRFTTPTLAELDSKIVRAGDEALALELELFQALVDEVLERHADLCACADALALIDVTAALAHLASEEKYVRPRIDSTKTFNIDQGRHPVVEMTTRKQGGNAFIPNSCRLGDGDVTALHLVTGPNMAGKSTFLRQNALLAILAQAGSYVPAAAAHIGVVDRLFSRVGASDDIARGRSTFMVEMVETAAILNQATANSLVILDEVGRGTSTFDGLSIAWAALEYLHDRTLCRGLFATHYHELTKLSARLSRVRNVSMAVREWRGDVVFLHEVREGAADRSYGIAVAKLAGLPKPVIARANIVLKGLEEKQDRTGGSAALPLFESAPAEAPTHPVVETLNDLDPNELSPREALDFLYMLKKMADEPDDE
- a CDS encoding nucleotidyltransferase domain-containing protein, translated to MTNDIPVPAELVASITAVKEAGGASSDFGTILRRHWSLTKSGLFQNYSRGRTISECLSDCMDGIVATLADAVCDERTAILATGGYGRGQLAPFSDIDLLILMGGRNHQERLAPFLYAMWDGSFLISHSTHTPASAIQACGDYVTRTAFLDARLVWGSRELADDFQGRFDRLRRKTVPEFVSQKLKEQDDRHDRDDASRYAIEPDVKEGKGALRDLDTLHWLDRYVAGIDTKPDQDADLSSLFSSREVRRLKKIQDFFWSVRVHLHDIMGRKDEKLRFSVQPKVAARLGYTPRGRETAVERFMRHYFLNAKEVGKLTGAACAQLESRAFKEARLSRRVAGAVGRMTQEQPFDGEDGLVLRGGRLNFVADDAALVSNRDVFALFRAAGRHNVEIHPQAIQIAFRVGRKLGQSCRSDAELATIFRDILRESISVERTLRAMTEAGVLGRYIPAFGGVIGSVEYGLFRLYTLEEHILRSTGVLSDMLHDRDDGRFKLTKPMAKALDDPTPLYLALLLQEADAGLGDHSRRALKGRVVEQARRILDTDDKVQDVVFAVLNRDLLVRTASRRNVIDMHLLEKLCTIIDSEKKLALLAIATSCRHRTAGLRSWEEYAKRDVKLLVELIRAYQSGGEEHVLTVLSERQHSLRAQARAMLPPDQAETFDGFLERTGPTFWSMADVAAAADLALLVDRVDRTGATGGAVAQPNPGGTLQVIVYGDDRSKLFADCAGIVAEIGGTVFGSSAFPLGPNPAGVSKGVVIFQINRAGSPVQPFEASTEECLDIAARFEQVACRTGPPPRLPAPVIGDRRSVFHVEPIVRIDNDSSEDSLIVEVEALDRPGLLYSIAGGLAEIGVSVQLAFVSTYGHVAVDTFYLQDAPRYKITDERRIEAIRRQIIRVLEAT